TTATCGTGCATGGTGGGGGTAGTGGAGGGTCTGATCTCTATTTCCACAACTGTATTATTGAAAAAATAGGCAGTATTGTGTTAAGTGGGGGCGGTAGTGGAAATCAGAATCTCATAATAAATAATTGTAACATAACAGAATTCCCAGAAAATTCAACGATAAAAGGAAATGCAAAAATTGTCATATACTCAAGTTACATAAATGGGGAGTACGTTGATTATAAGGAGATTACACGATAATTTATTGATAATTTTAATCTAACTGAAAGATATTGGTTATTTAACCCCAATATTTGCTCCCAAGGATTTCATCACATCGACAAAATTTGGGAAAGATATCTTTACAGCATCTTCTCCTTCAATTACAGTTTCCCCTTCCGCCTTCATTCCTGCAATTGTGAATGCCATAACCAATCTGTGGTCATGATAGGTGTTTAATTTTGCTCCTTTTAATTTTTTAACGCCCTCTATTATTAATCCATCTGGTTTTTCTGTTATTTTTGCCCCCATTTTGCTCAATTCCTTTGCACATGCAGATAATCTATCACATTCCTTCAATCTAACATGCTCACCATTGTAGATGGTGGTTTTTCCTTCTGCAAAGCATGCCAAAACAGATATTGTTGGAACTAAGTCAGGAATATCCTTAACATCAATATCAATACCCTCCAAGTTATACTCTCCTTTAATAATAACTTTATCATCCTTAACCTTAACATCTGCCCCCATTTCTTTGACAATTTTTATTATTGCCTTATCTCCTTGCTTTGAGTCTTTGAAGAGGTTGTTTATTGTTATATCTGAATTAAATAAAACCCCTGCCGCAACAAGATAGGATGCTGATGAGTAATCACCTTCAACAGTGTAATCTATTGCCTTATATTTCTGATTTCCATAAACTAAAAATCCTTTCTCTGTCTCATCAATTTTTATTCCAAATTTGCCTAAAACGTCCATGGTAATTTCCAAATATGGTTTTGATTTTAATGGGGATGTTAAAAATATTTCCGTATCATTTTCATTAAACGGCAATGTCATCATCAATGATGTTATGAATTGGGAACTTATATCTCCTCTTATCTTAACAACATCCCCCTTCAACTTTCCTCCTTTAACAATTATTGGGGCGGTTCCATTTTCTTTTGATGAAAACGCCTCTATGTCAAGTTGCTTTAATGCATCCAATAAAGGTTGCATGGGTCTTTTTCTTATTGAATCATCTCCAGTTAAAATTGCGTATCCCTTTGGAATTTGGGATGAGACTCCAGTTAAAATTCTTAAGGTGGTTCCACTATTTCCAATATCTATTATGTTGTCTGGTGTTTGCGGGGAAGTTCCATTAACAACCCACTCTTCTTCATTTAACTCAATCTCTGCTCCCAGCATCCTGCATCCATGAACAGATGAAAGGCAATCATCCCCATTTAGAGGATTTTTTATTCTTGATGTCCCCTCTGCCAAAGATGCTCCTATAACTGCCCTATGTGTGTAGGATTTTGATGGCGGGGCATTAACAACTCCTTCAATCCTCTCAGTTTTCCTAACAATCAACATATTATCACCAATAAAATTAATGAAAAACAAAAATAAAAAATGTCTCAGTTACCCCAGGTCTCCTCATAAATCAGGAGGGATGACTCTCATCATCGACATTTTTTAAATAAAGGTTTTAGGTATATTTATAGTTGTGTGCGTTAAAAATTGAACAATAACTCCAATAAATTTTAGGTGCTAAAATCCTTAATTTTGAATTTAAAGGAAGAATAGGGGTTATTTGAAATATTTTAATGTTTATAGATAAGTTTAAAAAATTTCGCACACAACTATAATGTTATTGCAATTGGTGGGGGAT
This sequence is a window from Methanotorris formicicus Mc-S-70. Protein-coding genes within it:
- the aroA gene encoding 3-phosphoshikimate 1-carboxyvinyltransferase, giving the protein MLIVRKTERIEGVVNAPPSKSYTHRAVIGASLAEGTSRIKNPLNGDDCLSSVHGCRMLGAEIELNEEEWVVNGTSPQTPDNIIDIGNSGTTLRILTGVSSQIPKGYAILTGDDSIRKRPMQPLLDALKQLDIEAFSSKENGTAPIIVKGGKLKGDVVKIRGDISSQFITSLMMTLPFNENDTEIFLTSPLKSKPYLEITMDVLGKFGIKIDETEKGFLVYGNQKYKAIDYTVEGDYSSASYLVAAGVLFNSDITINNLFKDSKQGDKAIIKIVKEMGADVKVKDDKVIIKGEYNLEGIDIDVKDIPDLVPTISVLACFAEGKTTIYNGEHVRLKECDRLSACAKELSKMGAKITEKPDGLIIEGVKKLKGAKLNTYHDHRLVMAFTIAGMKAEGETVIEGEDAVKISFPNFVDVMKSLGANIGVK